In Synechococcus sp. A18-25c, a single window of DNA contains:
- a CDS encoding Tic20 family protein has protein sequence MAIPVWQRFLGLLVYLLPWSDAIPFGSHLMLQFPWLQWLTLPALPLVLLERGIPFGNLLVFFLLFLAVVRNPNVPYFLRFNTLQALLVDIIVVILGYAFAILIQPLGGGLMLRTFSSTVVVAVLAVLVFAWIECIRGREPDLPGLSQAVRMQLY, from the coding sequence ATGGCCATACCTGTCTGGCAACGGTTTCTGGGGCTGCTGGTGTATCTGCTGCCCTGGAGCGATGCGATCCCATTCGGCAGCCATCTGATGCTGCAATTCCCATGGCTGCAATGGCTGACTCTTCCAGCACTGCCCCTGGTTCTGTTGGAACGGGGAATCCCGTTCGGCAACCTGCTGGTGTTCTTTCTGTTGTTCCTAGCAGTGGTGCGCAATCCAAACGTGCCCTACTTCCTGCGCTTCAACACGCTCCAAGCCCTGCTGGTGGACATCATCGTGGTGATCCTGGGCTATGCCTTCGCGATTTTGATCCAGCCGCTAGGCGGTGGACTGATGCTCCGCACCTTCTCCAGCACAGTAGTTGTGGCTGTTCTGGCGGTGCTGGTCTTCGCCTGGATCGAATGCATCCGTGGCCGAGAGCCTGATCTGCCCGGCCTGAGTCAGGCCGTACGGATGCAGCTCTACTGA
- a CDS encoding shikimate dehydrogenase: MISGTTGLVGLLGQPVSHSLSPVMHNAALEAMAMDWRYLALPCHGADLGRVLDGLQAVGCHGLNVTIPHKQAVASHCQELSPLAARLGAVNTLTPLSGNGWHGHNTDAEGFLAPLLDQADAWTGCDAIVMGCGGSARAVVAGLQQLPLATIYVAGRRPDALEQFLEDLEEGSNGSVSLHGIPLETQRLAAQLSGSKLVVNTTPVGMQGHGDSNAMPVDADLWNKLEPTTTLYDLIYTPRPTPWLQRGQQRGCQTIDGLEMLVQQGAASLRRWSGRHDVPTSVMREAALERLKANPAG, encoded by the coding sequence ATGATCAGCGGAACCACAGGACTGGTCGGTCTGCTGGGACAGCCGGTGAGTCACTCCCTTTCACCGGTGATGCACAACGCGGCCCTAGAGGCCATGGCAATGGATTGGCGCTATTTGGCTCTGCCATGCCATGGCGCTGACCTGGGACGCGTGCTCGACGGACTTCAAGCCGTGGGCTGCCACGGGCTGAATGTGACCATCCCCCACAAACAAGCCGTGGCATCGCACTGCCAGGAGCTCAGCCCATTGGCAGCGCGCCTAGGAGCGGTCAACACACTGACCCCCCTGAGCGGCAATGGCTGGCATGGTCACAACACAGATGCCGAGGGATTTCTTGCCCCACTGCTCGACCAAGCCGACGCCTGGACAGGCTGCGACGCGATCGTGATGGGCTGTGGTGGCAGCGCTCGGGCCGTCGTGGCCGGTCTTCAACAACTGCCGCTAGCGACCATCTATGTGGCGGGCCGTCGACCCGACGCCTTGGAACAGTTCCTGGAGGATCTGGAAGAAGGAAGCAACGGCAGCGTGTCCCTCCATGGCATCCCCCTCGAAACCCAACGCCTGGCCGCACAGCTGAGCGGATCGAAGCTGGTGGTGAACACCACGCCGGTGGGCATGCAGGGACACGGCGACAGCAATGCCATGCCTGTGGATGCTGATCTCTGGAACAAATTGGAACCGACCACGACCCTTTACGACCTGATCTACACACCGCGACCGACCCCATGGCTGCAGAGGGGACAGCAACGTGGATGTCAGACCATCGATGGCTTGGAAATGCTGGTGCAGCAGGGTGCGGCATCACTGCGCCGATGGTCGGGACGCCATGACGTCCCGACGTCGGTGATGCGCGAGGCTGCACTCGAACGCCTTAAAGCAAATCCCGCCGGCTGA
- the rpsF gene encoding 30S ribosomal protein S6 has protein sequence MTQQPYYETMYILRPDIPEEEVESHLTKYRDILVEAGADVLDNQMRGKRRLAYPIAKHKEGIYVQLSHNGDGQQVAVLEKAMRLSEDVIRYLTVKQDGPLPAPRVVPGSEAAAQPQTAEASA, from the coding sequence ATGACCCAACAGCCTTATTACGAGACCATGTACATCCTCCGTCCGGACATTCCGGAGGAAGAGGTCGAGTCTCATCTCACCAAATACCGCGACATCCTTGTGGAAGCCGGCGCGGACGTGCTGGACAACCAGATGCGCGGCAAGCGTCGTTTGGCGTACCCGATCGCCAAGCACAAGGAAGGCATTTACGTGCAGCTGAGCCACAACGGTGATGGCCAGCAGGTGGCCGTTCTAGAAAAGGCCATGCGCCTGAGTGAGGACGTGATCCGGTATCTCACCGTCAAGCAAGACGGTCCTCTTCCGGCTCCCCGAGTGGTCCCTGGAAGTGAAGCTGCAGCGCAGCCTCAAACGGCTGAAGCGTCTGCCTGA